One segment of Hemibagrus wyckioides isolate EC202008001 linkage group LG05, SWU_Hwy_1.0, whole genome shotgun sequence DNA contains the following:
- the ulk1a gene encoding serine/threonine-protein kinase ULK1a codes for METVGKFEFNRKDLIGHGAFAVVFKGRHKERHEFEVAVKCINKKNLAKSQSLLGKEIKILKELKHENIVGLLDFQEISGCVYLVMEYCNGGDLAEYLHAKGSLSEDTIRSFLQQIAGAMSVLRSKGIIHRDLKPQNILLSYSMGRRVNNNNNICIKLADFGFARYLQGNTMAATLCGSPMYMAPEVIMSQNYDAKADLWSVGTIVFQCLTGKAPFQASSPQELRLFYERNRKLNPNIPRETSGHLRHLLLGLLQRNHRDRMDFDEFFHHPFLEASTVLRKSSPVPMPSYPSSGSGSSSSGSSTSNLTPTESDTETQRPHPLHKATPPSCSQLKYSSSSESEDFVMVLAQSPNEMGDQDNQEMGIQSGCSMLSPGTFVGGTSPPSPSLRITPSPTRPVECCGSSYNQSVPVPVPTQIHNYQRMEQNLQGASRTAVPTSHCCMAGFPRSSVSPSHHRLSTGGSRPRQPSPKVGAIPETPDQAEPQCSRTGLQDMHVRPQSQVFPLFTDVGAMDTTLTPRNGIHGRSPDAIVHRWELDRRRSLPSALSRTRTMSDLQEPFVIPTNTAQRRRGSVKRSSSAGRLSDMLLKAVFGSQLDRGSCEGLNTERPMDTAAPPGGEKGSRSPGHALFTVGTPPEGHAPPSTARYRTISGSPDSPGWTCNHFPKPYNSPEGYCCAFTDITASELHRDPAFVPPELPAETLMEEAHTDMLTKLRFTLAFTHCVTDMATAKDVGIERNEATDASFLEQSQVADQISQLSREWSCAEQLVLYMKCAELLSTALYTAKEAIKQGKLYPSASVKQVVRKLNELYKECVMSSRSLTPRLQLFFSTKQRLMDRMNNITAEKIIYSHTVQMVQAAALDEMFHHGEASVQRYHKALLLMEGLSLIITERSDLNNINKCKQCIERRLSSLQPGLCV; via the exons ATGGAGACTGTCGGAAAATTCGAGTTCAACAGGAAAGACTTGATAGGACACGGTGCGTTCGCGGTGGTGTTCAAAGGGAGACACAAAGAG AGACATGAGTTTGAAGTCGCAGTGAAGTGCATAAATAAGAAGAATCTGGCCAAGTCGCAGTCGCTCCTGGGGAAAGAGATCAAAATATTAAAG gagctgaaacatgaaaacattgTCGGTCTACTGGATTTTCAG GAAATCTCAGGTTGTGTCTACCTCGTCATGGAG TACTGCAACGGCGGAGATCTGGCGGAGTATCTGCACG CCAAAGGCTCTCTGAGCGAGGACACCATCCGGAGCTTCCTGCAGCAGATAGCCGGTGCTATGAGCGTCCTGCGGAGTAAAGGCATCATCCACAGGGACCTGAAGCCGCAGAACATCCTCCTGTCCTACAGCATGGGGCGCAgagtcaacaacaacaacaacatctgcATCAAACTGG CTGACTTTGGCTTCGCACGGTACCTTCAGGGAAACACGATGGCTGCTACACTCTGTGGTTCTCCCATGTACATg GCTCCTGAGGTCATCATGTCACAGAATTATGATGCCAAAGCTGACCTGTGGAGCGTGGGCACCATCGTTTTCCAGTGTCTGACCGGCAAAGCTCCATTCCag gCCAGTAGTCCTCAGGAGCTGCGTCTTTTCTACGAAAGGAACCGGAAACTCAATCCAAA CATCCCACGGGAAACCTCCGGTCACCTGAGGCACCTGCTGCTGGGTCTGCTACAGAGGAACCACAGGGACCGCATGGACTTcg ATGAGTTTTTTCATCATCCTTTTCTGGAAGCCAGCACTGTCCTGAGAAAAT cCTCTCCAGTGCCCATGCCATCATACCCCAGCTCAGGATCAGGAAGCTCCAGCAGTGGCTCATCAACCTCCAACCTCACCCCCACAGAG TCAGACACCGAAACCCAAAGGCCACACCCACTACAcaaagccacacccccttcctGCTCCCAGCTGAAGTATTCATCTTCCTCAGAGTCAGAGGACTTCGTCATGGTGCTAGCACAATCCCCCA ATGAAATGGGAGATCAGGACAATCAGGAAATGGGTATACAGAGTGG GTGTTCTATGCTAAGTCCAGGAACCTTTGTGGGTGGAACATCTCcaccatctccctctctccggATAACCCCAAGCCCTAccag accTGTGGAGTGCTGCGGCAGTAGTTACAACCAGTCCGTGCCTGTTCCCGTTCCTACACAAATCCACAACTACCAAAGGATGGAGCAGAACCTGCAGGGAGCCTCGAG GACTGCAGTACCCACAAGTCATTGCTGCATGGCTGGCTTCCCCAGAAGTTCTGTAAGTCCATCTCATCACAGACTGTCTACAGGGGGGTCCAGACCTCGCCAGCCTTCTCCCAAAg TGGGAGCGATACCCGAGACCCCTGACCAAGCAGAGCCACAGTGCAGCCGGACGGGACTGCAGG ACATGCACGTCCGTCCACAGAGTCAGGTCTTCCCTCTTTTCACTGATGTTGGTGCCATGGATACGACTTTAACACCTAGAAACGGGATCCACGGGCGCAGTCCAGATGCGATAGTACACAGG TGGGAACTGGACAGACGAAGAAGCCTCCCCAGCGCTCTGAGCCGCACCAGGACCATGTCTGACCTCCAGGAACCCTTCGTGATCCCCACCAACACAGCACAGAGGAGGAGAGGCTCTGTGAAAAG GTCCAGCAGCGCGGGCCGGTTGTCCGATATGCTGCTGAAGGCTGTGTTTGGATCTCAGCTGGACAGGGGCAGCTGTGAGGGGCTGAATACAGAGAGACCCATGGACACCGCAG CGCCCCCTGGTGGAGAGAAAGGCTCTCGAAGTCCCGGTCATGCCCTGTTCACTGTAGGCACCCCTCCTGAAGGACATGCTCCTCCTTCAACCGCCAGATACAGAACCATCTCAG GCAGTCCTGACAGTCCAGGCTGGACATGTAATCACTTCCCCAAGCCCTACAATTCACCGGAAGGATACTGCTGTGCTTTCACAGACATCACAGCCTCCGAGCTGCACAGGGACCCAGCCTTCGTGCCTCCAGAGCTCCCGGCAGAGACGCTGATGGAG GAGGCACACACGGACATGCTCACCAAGCTGCGCTTCACTCTGGCCTTCACACACTGTGTGACCGACATGGCCACAGCGAAGGATGTTGGGATCGAGAGGAACGAGGCAACTGACGCATCCTTCCTGGAGCAGAGTCAGGTGGCTGACCAGATAAGCCAGCTGAGCCGAGAGTGGAG CTGTGCAGAGCAGTTGGTGCTGTATATGAAGTGTGCTGAGCTCTTATCCACTGCCTTATACACAGCGAAGGAGGCGATCAAACAGGGCAAACTCTATCCATCTGCATCTGTTAAACAGG tggtgcgtAAGCTGAATGAGCTGtataaggagtgtgtgatgtcgtCTCGCTCCCTCACTCCGAGGCTTCAGCTCTTCTTCAGCACCAAGCAGAGGCTGATGGACCGAATGAACAACATCACTGCCGAGAAAATCATCTACTCTCACACCGTACAGATg GTGCAGGCTGCAGCTCTGGATGAGATGTTCCACCACGGTGAGGCGTCGGTCCAGCGCTACCACAAAGCCTTGCTGCTGATGGAAGGCCTGTCTCTAATCATTACAGAGAGATCCGACCTcaacaacattaacaaat GTAAGCAGTGTATCGAGCGACGTCTCTCCTCCCTGCAGccgggactgtgtgtgtga